The following coding sequences lie in one Ovis aries strain OAR_USU_Benz2616 breed Rambouillet unplaced genomic scaffold, ARS-UI_Ramb_v3.0 scaffold_87, whole genome shotgun sequence genomic window:
- the LOC101102275 gene encoding pregnancy-associated glycoprotein 1-like has translation MLQTQSSLITWSQERNMKWLVLLVLVAFLKCIVKIPLRRVKTMRNTVSGKNMLNNFLKEHACRLSQISFCGSNLTTFPLRNIMDMLYVGNITIGTPPQEFQVLFDTGSSFLWVPSVFCKSSTCSKRIRFRHLQSSTLRLTDKICRITYGSRRIKGIVVRDTVRMGDLVSTDQLFGLSLVEYGFEDIPFDGILGLNYPNISSAGAIPIVDNLKNQGAISEPVFAFYLSKYKQEGSVVMFGGVDQRYYKGELNWVPLIQVGGWTVHMDCISMKRKVIACSGGCHADFDTRTSLIQGPSTLVNNIQKLIGSRQRGSQHYVSCSAVNTLPSIIFTINGINYLVPAQAYILKDSRGHCCTTFEENKVSSSTETWILGDVFLRLYFSVFDRGNDRIGLPRAL, from the exons ATGCTACAAACCCAAAGTTCCCTGATTACTTGGAGCCAGGAAAGAAACATGAAGTGGCTTGTGCTCCTCGTGCTGGTGGCCTTCTTAAAGTGCATAGTCAA AATACCTCTAAGGAGAGTGAAGACCATGAGAAATACCGTCAGTGGAAAAAACATGCTGAACAATTTCCTGAAGGAGCATGCTTGTAGACTGTCCCAGATTTCTTTTTGTGGCTCAAATCTAACTACTTTCCCGCTGAGGAACATCATGGAT ATGCTCTACGTGGGTAACATCACCATTGGAACACCCCCTCAGGAATTCCAGGTTCTCTTTGACACAGGCTCATCTTTTTTGTGGGTGCCCTCTGTCTTTTGCAAGAGCTCAACCTGTT CTAAACGCATTAGGTTCAGACATCTTCAGTCTTCCACCCTCCGGCTTACAGATAAGATCTGCAGGATAACCTACGGATCCAGGAGAATTAAAGGAATTGTTGTTCGTGACACAGTTCGG ATGGGTGACCTTGTAAGCACTGATCAGCTGTTTGGTCTAAGCCTGGTGGAATACGGGTTTGAGGACATACCTTTTGATGGCATCTTGGGCTTGAATTACCCAAACATATCCTCTGCTGGAGCCATCCCCATCGTTGACAACCTGAAGAATCAAGGTGccatttctgagcctgtttttgcCTTCTACTTGAGCAA ATACAAACAGGAGGGCAGTGTGGTGATGTTTGGTGGGGTGGACCAACGCTACTATAAGGGAGAGCTCAACTGGGTACCATTGATCCAAGTGGGCGGCTGGACTGTACACATGGACTG CATCTCCATGAAAAGAAAGGTTATTGCTTGTTCTGGCGGCTGCCACGCTGATTTTGACACCAGGACATCATTGATTCAAGGCCCAAGTACACTGGTCAATAACATACAGAAGCTCATTGGCTCCAGGCAACGGGGTTCCCAG CACTACGTTTCATGTTCTGCGGTCAATACCCTGCCCTCTATTATATTCACCATCAACGGCATCAACTACCTAGTGCCAGCTCAAGCCTACATCCTCAAG GATTCTAGAGGCCACTGCTGCACAACCTTTGAAGAGAACAAAGTGAGTTCATCTACAGAGACCTGGATCCTGGGTGATGTCTTCCTGAGGCTGTATTTCTCAGTCTTTGATCGAGGAAATGACAGGATTGGCCTGCCACGGGCATTGTAA